In one window of Plasmodium cynomolgi strain B DNA, chromosome 13, whole genome shotgun sequence DNA:
- a CDS encoding CTP synthase (putative), which yields MDSAEDVNTITKYIIVTGGNMSGLGKGTAMSSMGVLLLTKNILLTTIKIDPYLNIDAGTMSPYEHGEVYVLEDGGEVDLDLGNYERFLNIKLSYKNNITSGKVYEEVIKKERKGEYLGKTVQVVPHVTDAIQKWIKGVIDDNIKRMKKEYNIRASSTPNTVPCICMIEVGGTVGDIESAVYLEALQQLINNLNSDDVCLCHLSYVPIIGILREQKTKPTQHSVKILREAGLKPDFIFCRCEEPLTEEAIQKISLFSQVKNEHVISLHDTSNVYKVPLILEQQNFSANVLKKLNLQNTVLKNKLQISPYSFSTWKQLSDRYESSNECVVIGIVGKYTASNDTYLSIISSLVHACIECGFKLIIKYINSSHLSLKKKSKKKNIDLKRKARKYSYDTFLQINTTQKHLFVDDTTSDEDYDKKRRMKYERAWDILRSVDGILVPGGFGTRGIEGKYLSSKYCRLHNVPYLGICLGMQTAVIDVARQYLNKYANSEEFEDVLEVHNHSNDKMINKKKREFNKCATDYSGGASEFTRVAESDLFSGSREFRKGRSHTDDVCFEMKKEAPHIRSDLHGARNVAQSNLPYNEDNDSDSLAHKKNAISACSTNEEIPNSIGLEASEGGENDQSSPDGSNGQIVNGKKELFAKCRADMMNYDSSSPHDQGAEPSDVEDLLATQKYIEDIPKKITDPALQEKIKLMGIQDYYKSIEEIDNNNVIISMNEFKGDDSKGGTMRLGVKQSKVIDKDSLTYKAYDEATYIFERHRHRFEINPKYVPLLESVGLSFVAKDVDSVRMEICEMKKLNFYVGVQFHPEFTSRPFKANPIFLAFILASKGKLKERLDKYGNKLCSGSLYR from the coding sequence ATGGATTCAGCGGAAGATGTAAATACTATCACAAAGTATATCATTGTGACTGGGGGAAATATGAGCGGGCTGGGAAAAGGAACAGCCATGAGCAGCATGGGGGTATTACTATTAACGAAAAATATTCTACTGACGACGATAAAAATAGATCCCTACTTAAATATAGACGCTGGAACGATGTCTCCATATGAACATGGGGAAGTATACGTACTGGAAGATGGCGGAGAAGTGGACTTAGATTTAGGAAACTACGAGCGCTttctaaacataaaattgtcgtataaaaataatataacctCGGGGAAGGTGTACGAAGAAGTtataaagaaagaaaggaaaggagaatATTTGGGAAAGACTGTTCAGGTTGTGCCACACGTAACGGATGCTATTCAGAAGTGGATCAAAGGAGTTATAGATGACAATATAaagagaatgaaaaaagaatacaacATTAGAGCTTCATCAACACCTAATACGGTCCCATGCATTTGTATGATAGAAGTAGGTGGGACCGTTGGAGATATTGAGTCGGCTGTGTACTTGGAAGCACTGCAACagttaataaataatttaaattcagATGATGTGTGTCTATGTCATTTATCCTACGTACCAATTATAGGGATTCtgagggaacaaaaaacCAAACCAACACAACATAGTGTCAAAATATTGAGGGAAGCTGGACTGAAACCAGACTTCATATTTTGTAGATGTGAAGAACCCCTAACGGAGGAAGCCATCCAAAAAATTTCGCTCTTCTCGCaagtgaaaaatgagcatGTCATATCTTTACATGACACATCCAATGTGTATAAAGTTCCCCTAATATTGGAGCAACAAAATTTCTCTGCCAATGTTCTAAAAAAACTCAACTTGCAAAATACGGTcttgaaaaacaaattgcaaATAAGTCCATACTCTTTCAGTACCTGGAAACAGCTGTCAGATAGATACGAATCTTCAAACGAATGTGTTGTAATTGGCATTGTGGGAAAATACACAGCTTCGAATGACACCTATTTGTCCATTATTTCTTCCCTCGTCCATGCGTGCATAGAATGCGGATTCAAGTTAATTATCAAATATATCAATAGCAGCCATTTgtctttgaaaaaaaaaagcaaaaaaaaaaatatcgatttGAAGAGGAAGGCAAGAAAATATTCCTACGacacttttttgcaaattaaTACTACACAGAAACATCTCTTCGTTGATGATACAACTTCGGATGAAGATTACGATAAGAAGAGAAGAATGAAATACGAGCGTGCATGGGACATTCTCCGATCCGTGGATGGCATACTAGTCCCCGGGGGATTCGGAACGAGAGGTATTGAGGGAAAGTATCTCTCATCCAAGTATTGCAGACTTCATAATGTGCCTTACCTGGGAATTTGCCTTGGCATGCAGACAGCCGTCATCGATGTTGCTAGGCAGTACCTAAATAAATACGCCAACTCGGAAGAGTTCGAAGACGTACTTGAAGTTCACAACCATTCAAATGATAAAATGATTAACAAGAAGAAACGGGAGTTTAACAAATGTGCAACGGACTACTCTGGGGGTGCGAGTGAGTTCACCAGGGTAGCCGAAAGTGATCTGTTCAGTGGCTCTAGGGAATTTCGCAAGGGACGATCCCACACGGATGATGTCTGCttcgaaatgaaaaaggaggcCCCGCACATTCGCTCTGATCTGCACGGTGCTAGAAACGTCGCGCAGAGCAACTTGCCCTATAACGAAGACAACGATAGTGACTCCCTCGCACATAAGAAGAACGCAATTTCGGCGTGCTCCACGAATGAAGAAATTCCGAACAGCATCGGATTGGAGGCCagcgaagggggagaaaatgaTCAGAGTAGCCCCGATGGTTCAAATGGCCAAATCGTTAACGGGAAAAAAGAGCTCTTCGCGAAGTGTCGCGCCGACATGATGAACTACGACTCTTCGTCGCCGCATGACCAGGGAGCAGAGCCCTCCGACGTCGAGGACTTGTTAGCTACGCAAAAGTACATCGAAGATATCCCGAAGAAGATAACCGACCCAGCATTacaggagaaaataaaattaatgggCATACAGGATTACTACAAAAGTATAGAAGAGATAGATAACAACAATGTTATCATCTCCATGAACGAATTCAAAGGGGATGATAGTAAGGGAGGCACCATGCGATTAGGGGTGAAGCAGTCCAAAGTGATTGACAAAGATTCGCTCACGTACAAAGCGTATGATGAAGCGACGTATATATTCGAAAGACATAGACATAGATTCGAAATAAATCCAAAATATGTTCCACTGTTAGAATCCGTGGGACTAAGTTTTGTGGCAAAAGATGTTGACAGTGTCAGAATGGAGATCTGTGAAATGAAGaagttaaatttttacgTCGGCGTGCAATTCCACCCCGAATTTACATCTCGTCCCTTTAAGGCGAACCCCATATTCCTGGCCTTCATTTTAGCATCCAAGGGGAAACTAAAGGAGCGTCTGGACAAGTACGGAAATAAGTTATGTTCGGGAAGTCTATATCGGTAG
- a CDS encoding hypothetical protein (putative), protein MISSSKIAYEYVSCTKGRTFIVYSKNLPSNGSTTCNSSTCSLHRDTNSTSNHEKAIVLLLHGLNGGTHQYEKLMNSLVHVNHAFISLDFYGHGNSVLSQNLNKFTERLYTEQIYDVLRNKNILDATFIIVAFSMGCIIATHLSAENKIHIKKLCLISAAGLAKPRHRFLIFLLKYNIRICLRLAKKYSHLMISEDSNEYYNFENNVEDAMKRYSVLRENHEKFIETFLKVLTGIKIQDSKKHYSALLKTNVDILFIYGKEDKLTPYSYTVKFLEKKKKYVQNVKMIILPECCHLVIHEKYGELIQHLLYFLQ, encoded by the exons ATGATTTCATCAAGCAAAATAGCATACGAATATGTTAGTTGCACAAAGGGGCGCACCTTTATAGTATACTCAAAGAACTTACCATCGAATGGGAGCACGACATGTAACAGCTCCACGTGCTCTTTACACCGAGATACCAATTCCACTAGCAACCATGAAAAGGCAATCGTGCTTCTTCTGCACGGGTTAAATGGGGGCACTCACCAGTACGAGAAGTTGATGAATTCTTTGGTTCACGTTAACCACGCGTTTATATCGCTAG ACTTCTACGGCCACGGAAATAGCGTCCTTTCGCAGAACCTGAACAAATTTACAGAGCGCTTATACACAGAACAAATTTATGACGTTTtaaggaacaaaaatattttagatGCAACCTTCATTATTGTCGCCTTTTCCATGGGGTGTATCATAgcta CACACCTATCTGCAGAGAATAAAATACACATAAAGAAACTCTGCTTAATCAGTGCGGCGGGACTGGCCAAACCGAGGCACCGATTCTTAAT CTTCCTGCTAAAGTACAACATACGTATTTGCCTGAGACTGGCGAAGAAGTACAGCCATTTGATGATCTCCGAGGACTCG aatGAATATTACAACTTTGAGAATAACGTAGAAGATGCGATGAAACGGTACTCAGTACTCCGAGAAAAT CATGAAAAGTTCATTGAGACATTTCTAAAGGTACTGACCGGAATAAAAATCCAAGATTCGAAGAAGCACTACTCTGCTTTGTTAAAAACGAACGTGGACATCCTTTTCATCTACGG AAAGGAAGATAAACTGACTCCCTACTCTTACACCgtaaaatttttggaaaaaaaaaagaaatatgtacAGAATGTgaaaatgattattttacCCGAATGTTGTCACCTCGTTATACATGAGAAGTACGGTGAGTTGATTCAGCACTTGCTCTACTTTTTGCAGTGA
- a CDS encoding hypothetical protein (putative) — protein sequence MEEGKILIYRENDYNILEKHYQSALEKDIQELIIYYGMKLLKKNIRKNSFFKWSLYEHILKASIELNLTEYVDMCFNKLNEKFGKLDGKKLNVLKGMVYESKNKNREALDIYKNYLCKDSCDILIRARIVSLKKTTENDINQVVQLINDHLKEFPVDIEAWHELAEIYLTNCLYSYALYCFEEILLHLPTNLYYILTCAELHYTVSQFEISSKYFCLAIKLQSNNLRGLKPKSLSDNVDIILTLRCIDKLYKLYNGLKVDLLYKNSILEYLNELRDIFK from the exons atggaggaaggcaaaattttaatttatagaGAAAACGACtacaacattttggaaaagcaCTATCAGAGTGCCCTGGAAAAGGATATACaagaattaataatttactatGGCATGaaattactaaaaaaaaatataaggaagaattcatttttcaaatggAGTCTTTACGAGCACATTTTAAAAGCTTCCATTGAATTAAATTTAACTGAATATGTGGACATGTGTTTTAATAAGCTGAATGAAAAGTTTGGAAAATTGGATGGGAAAAAGTTGAATGTACTGAAAGGAATGGTATAtgaatcaaaaaataaaaacagagAGGCGTTAGatatttataagaattaTTTATGCAAAGATTCTTGCGATATTTTAATAAGAGCAAGAATTgtaagtttaaaaaaaacaacagaaaatgatataaatCAAGTTGTACAGTTAATAAATGACCACTTAAAGGAGTTCCCAGTGGACATAGAAGCATGGCATGAATTGgcagaaatatatttaacaaaCTGTTTGTATAGCTATGCCTTGTACtgttttgaagaaattttgCTACACCTACCCACCAATTTGTACTACATTTTAACCTGCGCAGAATTGCACTACACCGTTAGCCAGTTCGAAATAAGCAGCAAGTATTTCTGTCTAGCCATTAAATTACAGAGTAATAATTTAAGGGGACT AAAACCCAAATCGCTAAGCGATAATGTGGACATAATTCTGACGTTACGTTGTATTGACAAATTGTACAAATTGTACAACGGATTGAAGGTAGATCTGCTGTATAAAAATTCTATTCTGGAATATCTAAACGAGTTGAGAGACATTTTTAAGTGA